The Longimicrobium sp. genome segment TCCGTGGTCGCGCGCAGCGCGGTGTTCGACTCAGGATGACGTCTTTGTTCGGCGACCTTTGCTGGAGGGCGTTCAGCAACAATTCGACAGCGAAACCGCACCCCGCTGTTGCGTCCGACGGGGTGCGGTTCTTCATCTCCCGATTGCCGTTACGGCTTGTCCGGGCGGATGCGGACGGTGAGGTCGTGGCTGCGGATGACCATCTCGCCCGTACGCTCGTCGCGGATGATGGTGACGGGGACGCCGCGCACCTCCACGTCGCTGTCGCCCACCGCGCCGCTGAAGCGCAGCTGCTGTCCGGCTGCCGCGGTGGGCGCCGCGTGCGGGGTGGCGCGGTCCGGGCGGCGGCCGGCGGTGGCGCGCGCGGTGAAGGCGCGGCTGCCGCGGCGGTACGTCCACGTGACCGCCTGCCCCGGGCGGATGGTGGCGAAGCGGCGCGCCCCCTGCGCCGTGGTGATGGCCACGCCGTCCACGTGCGTCAGCACGTCGCCGCGGCGGATGCCGGCGTTGGCCGCGGGGCTTCCCGGCTCCACGCTCTCCACCGTGGGCGCCTCGCCGAAGAACATCGTCACGTCGTCGCCGTGGCGGCGGATGCCACACTGGTCGCAGCTGATCCCGAACCCGAACCACCCCTCCGGCAGGATCTCCGGCGGCGAGGGCGGCAGCGGCGGAAGCGGGGGCACCGGCGGATGCGGTGCCTGCGGCGCGTGGGGGGCCGGCGGCACGGGCGGCACCGGCGGGATCGGCGCGAT includes the following:
- a CDS encoding PDZ domain-containing protein codes for the protein MGIVRKLALTAALVGMPAVAPGQGGVCGSRGGVVVPDLGFNDIQCSHCMIEFSPQRSRYRFSTEPRVHGITAAGQGRLRDGDVLAAVDGRLITTNEAGDRMATARRGERVRLTVRRGGRTQDVDVVAGQRCLVPPVPPAPPRAPHAPHAPAPPRAPNAPAPPGHPAIAPIPPVPPVPPAPHAPQAPHPPVPPLPPLPPSPPEILPEGWFGFGISCDQCGIRRHGDDVTMFFGEAPTVESVEPGSPAANAGIRRGDVLTHVDGVAITTAQGARRFATIRPGQAVTWTYRRGSRAFTARATAGRRPDRATPHAAPTAAAGQQLRFSGAVGDSDVEVRGVPVTIIRDERTGEMVIRSHDLTVRIRPDKP